In one Actinomycetota bacterium genomic region, the following are encoded:
- a CDS encoding AAA family ATPase produces the protein MPVDPELLAGLRAAVEAVPDNLALRLHVATLLLEAGRPAESLEHSSAVLALEPGQREAAQLVERATAALPDTPFPMPAPFSAAPPDPQHRGATMDQWVLGEVEEPRTTLADVGGMPAIKRWLATAFLSSLRDPQMRRLFGRSLRGGLLMYGPPGCGKTFLARAVAGELEAGFLRIDLGHVVDMWLGYSRRSIHEIFETARASAPCLLYLDQLDAIGPRRAGRRHSIGRGVVDQLVAELYSASEEHEGVFVVAATEHPWDVDALLRRPGRLDHRLLVLPPDRQAREAIIRSVLDGRPLAEDLDVATLAARTDKYSAADLAQLCESAAAAALEASMVSNSSRPIALEDFTRGLHEIRPSTPPWFDLARDYARFAAEPGSYDDLVSYLRARG, from the coding sequence ATGCCGGTCGACCCTGAGCTGCTTGCCGGTCTGCGGGCGGCGGTCGAGGCCGTGCCCGACAACCTGGCCCTGCGTCTGCACGTCGCCACGCTGCTGCTGGAGGCGGGCCGCCCCGCCGAGTCGCTGGAGCACAGCTCGGCCGTGCTCGCCCTCGAGCCCGGCCAGCGCGAGGCCGCCCAGCTGGTCGAGCGGGCCACGGCCGCCCTGCCCGACACCCCGTTCCCGATGCCGGCCCCGTTCTCCGCGGCCCCGCCCGATCCCCAGCACCGGGGGGCCACCATGGACCAGTGGGTGCTGGGCGAGGTCGAGGAGCCGCGGACGACCCTGGCCGACGTCGGCGGCATGCCGGCGATCAAGCGCTGGCTGGCCACCGCCTTCCTGTCGTCGCTGCGCGACCCGCAGATGCGCCGGCTGTTCGGCCGGTCGCTCCGCGGCGGCCTGCTGATGTACGGGCCGCCCGGGTGCGGCAAGACGTTCCTGGCCCGGGCCGTGGCCGGGGAGCTGGAGGCGGGCTTCCTCCGCATCGACCTGGGGCACGTGGTCGACATGTGGCTCGGCTACAGCCGCCGCAGCATCCACGAGATCTTCGAGACGGCGCGGGCCAGCGCGCCCTGCCTGCTCTACCTCGACCAGCTCGACGCCATCGGCCCCCGCCGGGCCGGCCGCCGCCACTCGATCGGGCGGGGGGTCGTCGACCAGCTCGTGGCCGAGCTGTACAGCGCCAGCGAGGAGCACGAGGGGGTGTTCGTGGTCGCGGCCACCGAGCACCCCTGGGACGTCGACGCGCTGCTGCGCCGGCCCGGCCGCCTCGACCACCGCCTGCTCGTCCTGCCGCCCGACCGCCAGGCCCGCGAGGCCATCATCCGCTCCGTCCTGGACGGCCGCCCGCTGGCCGAGGACCTGGACGTGGCCACCCTGGCCGCCCGCACCGACAAGTACTCCGCCGCCGACCTGGCCCAGCTCTGCGAGTCGGCGGCCGCGGCCGCCCTCGAGGCCTCGATGGTCAGCAACAGCTCGCGGCCGATCGCCCTGGAGGACTTCACCCGCGGGCTGCACGAGATCCGCCCCAGCACCCCGCCGTGGTTCGACCTGGCCCGGGACTACGCCCGCTTCGCGGCCGAGCCCGGGTCCTACGACGACCTGGTCAGCTACCTGCGGGCCCGCGGCTAG
- a CDS encoding Clp protease N-terminal domain-containing protein yields MFEIFTEEARTAILEAQAEAVEQDDGQLGCEHLLVGLLREGTGLAAVILAERSVTLDGVRAAIDQLVGPRPAPVPPDQALATIGIDLGQVRSRLEATFGPGALAGHPPPYTPLAKEALQLAVAEAGRLGQDQVGTGHELLGLAQVTEGLAAKVLEHLGTDLAALVEELRERAAASRGPAGS; encoded by the coding sequence ATGTTCGAGATCTTCACCGAGGAGGCCCGCACCGCCATCCTGGAGGCCCAGGCCGAGGCCGTCGAGCAGGACGACGGACAGTTGGGCTGCGAGCACCTGCTCGTCGGGCTGCTCCGGGAGGGCACCGGCCTGGCCGCGGTGATCCTGGCCGAGCGGTCGGTCACCCTCGACGGGGTGCGGGCCGCCATCGACCAGCTGGTCGGCCCCCGTCCGGCCCCGGTACCGCCCGACCAGGCGCTGGCCACCATCGGGATCGACCTCGGCCAGGTCCGCTCCCGCCTGGAGGCGACCTTCGGCCCCGGCGCCCTGGCCGGCCACCCGCCGCCGTACACCCCGCTGGCCAAGGAGGCCCTCCAGCTGGCCGTGGCCGAAGCCGGCCGGCTCGGGCAGGACCAGGTCGGCACCGGACACGAGCTGCTGGGCCTGGCCCAGGTGACCGAGGGGCTCGCCGCCAAGGTCCTGGAGCACCTCGGGACCGACCTGGCGGCGCTGGTCGAGGAGCTGCGCGAGCGGGCCGCGGCTAGCCGCGGGCCCGCAGGTAGCTGA
- a CDS encoding RidA family protein gives MASPAERRRVASGSPYEPLIGFSRAVGAGDRVLVSGTAPIWPDGSCDPDPQVQAARCLEIILAALAEAGAGPEHVVRTRMYLVDPADWEAVGRAHGAVFAEVRPAATMVVVAGLLDPRWRVEIEAEAVLDQPPPGTAVRPA, from the coding sequence ATGGCCAGCCCCGCCGAGCGCCGCCGCGTCGCCTCCGGCTCCCCCTACGAGCCGCTGATCGGCTTCAGCCGGGCCGTGGGAGCCGGCGACCGGGTGCTGGTCTCCGGCACCGCCCCCATCTGGCCGGACGGCTCCTGCGACCCCGACCCGCAGGTCCAGGCGGCCCGCTGCCTGGAGATCATCCTGGCCGCCCTGGCCGAGGCCGGGGCCGGCCCCGAGCACGTGGTCCGGACCCGCATGTACCTGGTCGACCCGGCCGACTGGGAGGCCGTTGGCCGGGCCCACGGCGCCGTCTTCGCCGAGGTCCGCCCGGCCGCCACCATGGTCGTGGTGGCCGGCCTGCTCGACCCCCGCTGGCGGGTCGAGATCGAGGCCGAGGCGGTGCTGGACCAGCCGCCTCCCGGCACGGCTGTCAGGCCAGCTTGA
- a CDS encoding GH1 family beta-glucosidase: MTARFPDGFVWGAATSAYQIEGAAAEGGRGPSIWDTFAGTPGRVVGGDTGAVAADHYHRYRQDTALMGDLGLGAYRFSVAWPRVQPEGRGPVNPEGLDFYRRLADSLLERGIEPWVTLYHWDLPQALQDAGGWASREVVDRFVDYASAVYGALSDRVGNWTTLNEPWCAAFLGHAAGIHAPGVQDPATAVRAVHHLLVAHGQATLAMRALDARPRLGINLNLDPVTPASASPADADAARRIDGLYNRLFLDPLFAGRYPPDVLEDLGGLGGLDRVGEADLAAMAVPLDLLGVNYYRRWVVAARPERPRLGGPPSPWVAAGDVEFVASDRPRTALGWEIDPSGLDELLLRLHRDHPSLPLYVTENGAAFEDGPDADDRVRDQARIRFLDGHLRAAHRAIQAGVDLRGYFVWSLLDNFEWAEGYAKRFGIVYVDFATQRRLPKDSAHWYREAIARGGPDGLPPAPNGDKR, from the coding sequence ATGACCGCGCGGTTCCCCGACGGGTTCGTGTGGGGGGCGGCCACCTCGGCCTACCAGATCGAGGGGGCGGCCGCCGAGGGCGGGCGCGGGCCCTCGATCTGGGACACCTTCGCGGGGACCCCGGGCCGGGTCGTGGGGGGCGACACCGGCGCGGTGGCCGCCGACCACTACCACCGCTACCGCCAGGACACGGCCCTCATGGGCGACCTCGGGCTCGGCGCCTACCGGTTCTCGGTCGCCTGGCCCCGGGTCCAGCCCGAGGGCCGCGGCCCGGTCAACCCCGAGGGCCTCGACTTCTACCGGCGGCTGGCCGACAGCCTGCTGGAGCGGGGCATCGAGCCGTGGGTCACCCTGTACCACTGGGACCTCCCCCAGGCGCTCCAGGACGCGGGCGGCTGGGCCAGCCGCGAGGTGGTGGACCGCTTCGTCGACTACGCCAGCGCCGTGTACGGGGCCCTGTCGGACCGGGTCGGCAACTGGACGACCCTGAACGAGCCCTGGTGCGCGGCCTTCCTCGGCCACGCCGCCGGCATCCACGCCCCCGGGGTGCAGGACCCGGCCACCGCCGTGCGGGCCGTCCACCACCTGCTGGTCGCCCACGGCCAGGCCACCCTGGCCATGCGGGCCCTCGACGCCCGGCCCCGGCTGGGCATCAACCTCAACCTGGACCCGGTCACCCCGGCGTCGGCGTCCCCGGCCGACGCCGACGCCGCCCGCCGCATCGACGGCCTCTACAACCGGCTCTTCCTCGACCCGCTGTTCGCCGGCCGCTACCCGCCCGACGTGCTCGAGGACCTGGGCGGGCTGGGCGGGCTGGACCGGGTCGGCGAGGCCGACCTGGCGGCCATGGCCGTGCCCCTCGACCTGCTCGGGGTCAACTACTACCGGCGCTGGGTGGTGGCCGCCCGGCCGGAGCGGCCGCGGCTGGGCGGGCCGCCCTCGCCGTGGGTCGCCGCCGGGGACGTCGAGTTCGTGGCCAGCGACCGGCCGCGGACCGCCCTCGGCTGGGAGATCGACCCGTCCGGGCTGGACGAGCTGCTGCTGCGGCTGCACCGCGACCACCCGTCGCTGCCGCTGTACGTGACCGAGAACGGGGCCGCCTTCGAGGACGGCCCCGACGCCGACGACCGGGTCCGGGACCAGGCCAGGATCCGGTTCCTGGACGGGCACCTGCGGGCCGCCCACCGGGCCATCCAGGCCGGGGTCGACCTGCGGGGCTACTTCGTCTGGTCGCTGCTGGACAACTTCGAGTGGGCCGAGGGCTACGCCAAGCGCTTCGGCATCGTCTACGTGGACTTCGCCACCCAGCGCCGCCTGCCCAAGGACAGCGCCCACTGGTACCGGGAGGCGATCGCCCGCGGCGGCCCGGACGGGCTGCCGCCGGCCCCGAACGGAGACAAGCGTTGA